Proteins from one Chitinophaga oryzae genomic window:
- a CDS encoding macro domain-containing protein → MREIRYIRGDATQPIGDGKKIIVHICNDIGRWGKGFVLALSARWPQPEKEYRDWYASGENFALGNAQLVAVAPQLWVANVIGQHKITNGKGGLPPVRYEAIQEGLRQVATFASARNASVHMPRIGCGLAGGTWDKIAPIIQQELTTTGIDVTVYDFN, encoded by the coding sequence ATGAGGGAGATAAGGTACATCCGGGGAGACGCCACGCAACCCATTGGCGACGGTAAGAAAATAATCGTCCATATCTGTAATGATATCGGGCGTTGGGGAAAAGGATTCGTGCTGGCGTTGTCCGCCCGTTGGCCGCAGCCGGAAAAGGAATATCGTGACTGGTATGCCTCCGGGGAAAATTTTGCGTTGGGGAATGCGCAGCTCGTAGCAGTGGCGCCGCAACTGTGGGTGGCAAATGTGATCGGCCAGCATAAAATCACCAACGGGAAAGGCGGCCTCCCTCCCGTCCGGTATGAAGCCATACAGGAAGGATTACGGCAGGTAGCAACGTTTGCCTCGGCCCGCAACGCCTCCGTACACATGCCCCGCATAGGCTGCGGGCTCGCCGGCGGCACCTGGGATAAGATAGCGCCTATCATTCAGCAGGAGCTGACAACTACAGGCATCGATGTGACCGTGTATGACTTCAATTAG
- a CDS encoding VOC family protein, whose translation MTHLQLLVIKTRQPETLAAFYTLLGIEFEYHQHGKGPFHYASKNGLPVIEIYPLPANALVADNTTRLGFGVTHLDELIARLQQQHMPVVSMPEKSEWGYRAIVQDPDGRKIELTEIPN comes from the coding sequence ATGACGCATCTGCAACTCCTCGTCATCAAAACCCGTCAACCGGAAACACTCGCCGCGTTCTACACGCTGCTGGGGATCGAGTTTGAATACCATCAGCACGGCAAAGGTCCTTTTCACTATGCCAGTAAAAACGGGTTGCCTGTGATTGAAATTTATCCTTTGCCTGCAAATGCCCTTGTTGCAGATAATACTACGCGTTTAGGTTTCGGGGTGACGCATCTCGATGAACTGATTGCACGTCTGCAACAACAGCATATGCCCGTTGTTAGCATGCCGGAAAAAAGCGAGTGGGGTTACCGCGCGATAGTCCAGGACCCTGACGGCCGAAAAATAGAACTAACGGAAATCCCTAATTGA
- a CDS encoding SMI1/KNR4 family protein, producing the protein MSNTVVNLTDTLFAEKDGSKFATLKDKLIRSYAGKDRQAVIASLVRYAREGQLLHWRGYLMADIVRLVAPGESVWRPFFEWAVTQPPLAYWAVDGLLATAGRDAYPILLVLALNGDRSTEQRAKAIKSLAMYSRQPFDRELPGDPGYWKPEQLRLTELQAWQEQGYPDGAGYAPPQVHPSLLHPGNDFEKLMARLDKQLEKKRRKNRDHANPSDWLTVADEKDMAYIRERWTLPEVYLIFLQYYSPLKVTLTGPHFTEGLSLYGAHELAERQGGYAYNGISGEPLADWPSHLLVIGDDGADPYCLDLSAIKDGDAPVLMALHGQGDWDFEVYAESFTELIQELVKG; encoded by the coding sequence ATGAGTAATACTGTAGTTAACCTGACCGATACTTTGTTTGCAGAGAAGGATGGCAGCAAATTCGCCACCCTGAAAGATAAACTTATCCGCAGTTATGCCGGTAAGGACCGGCAGGCCGTTATAGCATCGCTGGTACGTTATGCCCGTGAAGGACAGCTGTTGCACTGGCGGGGATACCTGATGGCTGATATTGTCCGCCTGGTAGCTCCCGGTGAAAGTGTATGGCGTCCCTTTTTCGAATGGGCGGTAACACAACCGCCGCTTGCCTATTGGGCTGTAGACGGGCTGCTGGCAACAGCCGGCCGTGACGCTTATCCCATCCTGCTGGTGCTGGCGCTGAACGGAGACCGGTCAACGGAACAACGCGCCAAGGCGATCAAGAGCCTGGCGATGTACAGCCGTCAGCCTTTCGACAGAGAGCTGCCTGGTGACCCGGGCTACTGGAAGCCGGAACAGCTGCGGCTCACAGAACTGCAAGCCTGGCAGGAGCAGGGATACCCCGACGGAGCGGGATACGCACCGCCACAGGTGCACCCGTCGTTACTGCATCCCGGTAATGATTTTGAGAAACTGATGGCCAGACTGGATAAGCAGCTGGAGAAAAAACGGCGGAAAAATAGAGATCATGCGAACCCTTCCGACTGGCTGACCGTGGCCGATGAAAAAGATATGGCGTACATCCGTGAGCGTTGGACGCTGCCGGAGGTCTATCTTATCTTTCTGCAATATTATTCCCCGCTGAAAGTGACTTTGACCGGACCGCATTTTACCGAAGGGCTTTCCCTGTATGGCGCACATGAACTGGCGGAGCGGCAGGGAGGCTATGCTTACAACGGTATCAGCGGCGAGCCGCTGGCCGACTGGCCCTCTCATCTACTGGTCATTGGCGATGACGGCGCCGATCCCTATTGCCTGGATTTGTCGGCCATTAAAGACGGCGATGCCCCGGTGCTGATGGCATTGCACGGGCAGGGGGACTGGGATTTTGAGGTGTATGCGGAGAGTTTTACGGAGCTTATACAGGAATTGGTAAAGGGGTAA
- a CDS encoding trans-sulfuration enzyme family protein: protein MKSTGTLCVHPLEPSGAPDGAVTAAVMPAVAYAYGDTDALRYPGFYSTYNQQRVGQIVANLEKGSWGIAHSSGMAAISTAILSFAQQGDHVLFSRDLYGGTWKLAEQELPKRGIRCSYAGNTLAEFEAQLEKDTKVIYLETPANPLLNIVPLKAVASLAASRGIVTIVDNTFATPINQQPLLLGIDIVIHSGTKYLGGHNDLPFGVLVAADEEHRSRIMDTAKMYGGSLAPQECYLAERSLKTLALRVQQHNANGLALAEYLSVCPEVGQVFYPGLPSHCDYQLACEQMSAFGGMLSFELNATSDQLQAFLGHLELIKPALSLGGVESLICQPSTTSHRALSAAARQELGIADNLLRLSAGIEDAADLKADIEQAIRRAGI, encoded by the coding sequence ATGAAAAGCACTGGTACATTATGCGTGCATCCGCTGGAGCCGTCCGGCGCCCCTGACGGGGCGGTGACCGCCGCCGTGATGCCCGCGGTAGCCTACGCTTATGGAGATACAGATGCGCTGCGGTATCCTGGTTTTTATTCTACGTATAACCAGCAGCGGGTGGGGCAGATCGTCGCCAACCTTGAAAAAGGCAGCTGGGGCATCGCACATAGCTCCGGGATGGCCGCCATCAGCACGGCTATCCTTTCGTTCGCGCAACAGGGGGACCATGTGCTCTTTTCGCGCGATCTCTACGGTGGCACCTGGAAGCTGGCGGAGCAGGAACTGCCTAAACGGGGTATCCGTTGCAGTTATGCCGGTAATACGCTCGCTGAATTTGAAGCGCAGCTCGAAAAAGATACTAAAGTGATCTACCTCGAAACGCCGGCCAACCCGCTGCTCAACATCGTTCCCCTGAAAGCTGTGGCCTCGCTGGCTGCCAGCAGAGGGATTGTTACCATCGTTGACAATACGTTTGCCACGCCGATCAACCAGCAGCCTTTGCTGCTTGGTATCGACATCGTTATACACAGCGGCACCAAGTACCTGGGAGGCCATAACGACCTGCCTTTTGGCGTACTGGTGGCTGCGGATGAAGAACATCGCAGCAGGATCATGGATACCGCCAAAATGTATGGCGGGTCACTGGCGCCGCAGGAGTGTTATCTGGCGGAGAGAAGCCTTAAAACCCTGGCCTTGCGGGTACAGCAGCATAATGCCAACGGACTTGCACTCGCGGAGTACCTGTCGGTATGCCCGGAAGTAGGACAGGTGTTCTACCCCGGGTTGCCTTCCCACTGCGATTACCAGCTGGCCTGTGAACAGATGTCCGCCTTCGGCGGGATGTTATCCTTTGAACTGAATGCTACGTCGGACCAACTGCAGGCTTTCCTGGGCCATCTTGAACTGATAAAGCCTGCGCTGAGCCTAGGTGGCGTGGAAAGCCTGATCTGTCAGCCGTCCACTACCTCCCATAGGGCATTGTCGGCTGCCGCCCGCCAGGAGCTGGGTATCGCTGATAATCTGCTACGGCTCTCTGCCGGCATTGAAGATGCGGCAGACCTGAAAGCAGACATTGAACAGGCGATACGCCGCGCAGGCATCTGA
- a CDS encoding LytR/AlgR family response regulator transcription factor, with translation MKIVIFEDEMHNAERLMQLLRQYDPRIEVVAVIESVAEGIKWLEQGIAADLMMMDIQLSDGNCFEMFSQVKVNTPIIFTTAYDGFALQAFKVNSIDYLMKPIDTGELNRALQKYEHFRPSAATAISIEKLAEEFMKRNSTRFIGKINNQLVYVKAQDIAYLHFSKGMTVATTVTNQRFPLDYSLDQIEKMLDRNVFFRINRQFIIHIDAIKKITTYYNSRLILQLAPYVDTDVIISRERVAEFKSWLEGKS, from the coding sequence ATGAAGATAGTCATATTTGAAGACGAGATGCATAATGCCGAACGCCTGATGCAACTGTTACGCCAGTACGATCCGCGGATAGAAGTTGTGGCAGTGATAGAGTCGGTCGCGGAAGGCATCAAATGGCTGGAGCAGGGTATTGCTGCAGACCTGATGATGATGGACATCCAGTTGTCCGACGGCAACTGCTTCGAAATGTTCAGCCAGGTGAAAGTGAACACGCCGATTATTTTTACTACGGCCTACGATGGTTTTGCTTTACAGGCTTTTAAGGTGAACAGTATCGACTATCTGATGAAGCCGATAGATACCGGAGAGCTGAACCGGGCCTTGCAGAAATATGAACATTTCCGGCCTTCCGCTGCTACCGCTATCAGCATCGAGAAGCTGGCCGAAGAGTTTATGAAGCGCAACAGCACCCGTTTTATCGGCAAGATCAACAATCAGCTGGTATACGTGAAAGCGCAGGACATCGCTTACCTGCACTTTTCCAAAGGGATGACCGTGGCGACTACTGTCACGAACCAACGGTTTCCGCTGGACTATTCGCTGGACCAGATAGAAAAGATGCTGGACCGCAACGTATTTTTCCGGATCAACCGGCAGTTTATTATCCATATCGATGCCATTAAGAAAATAACGACCTATTACAACAGCAGATTAATTCTTCAATTAGCGCCTTATGTTGATACTGATGTTATTATTAGCCGTGAGAGGGTGGCGGAATTCAAGAGCTGGCTTGAAGGCAAAAGCTAA
- a CDS encoding sensor histidine kinase, with protein MNFQENEPLFSSKLFLYLSRILVLFTFSIIFKSFDHTFVNDLRVMDVRGWTFSVVYVVFGLVVWEGAVWLARVLEKRIGGGSASRRLTVLCCALVLYGMLAAVCFGFLYAVTDIALFHRYEAWESFKRLSYDLNFGIFMFYLLILTFNGIIYYYTAWKEYQVQAERLKRENIQARYDALRNQIDPHFFFNSLSVLTNLVYKSPDLSADYITQLAKTYRYILDKKFENLVTIQTELDFLESYLFLMRIRHQQSIQFRIDIDEKIRSKGMIPPVSLQLLIENAIKHNRFSSADPLVITVNSEDSCLVVSNHIRRKASTEISSGIGLENIQKRYALISEQGIEVLQADDMFIVKIPIITVT; from the coding sequence ATGAATTTCCAGGAAAACGAACCTTTATTCTCCAGCAAACTGTTCCTGTATCTTTCCAGGATACTGGTACTATTCACTTTCAGCATCATCTTTAAGTCGTTCGATCATACGTTTGTGAATGATCTGCGGGTGATGGATGTCAGGGGGTGGACTTTCAGTGTGGTATACGTGGTCTTCGGGCTTGTGGTATGGGAAGGGGCGGTATGGCTGGCGCGGGTGCTGGAGAAAAGGATAGGCGGCGGCAGCGCTTCCCGCCGGCTGACGGTGCTGTGCTGTGCGCTGGTGCTGTATGGTATGCTGGCGGCGGTGTGTTTCGGTTTTCTGTATGCGGTCACCGATATCGCACTGTTCCACCGGTACGAGGCGTGGGAGAGCTTTAAGCGGTTGAGTTACGATCTCAACTTCGGGATCTTTATGTTTTACCTGCTGATACTGACGTTCAACGGTATCATCTACTATTATACCGCGTGGAAAGAGTACCAGGTGCAGGCGGAAAGGCTGAAGCGGGAGAATATACAGGCACGGTATGATGCGCTGCGCAACCAGATAGACCCGCATTTCTTTTTTAATTCACTGAGCGTGCTGACCAACCTGGTGTATAAAAGCCCGGACCTGTCGGCAGACTATATTACCCAGCTGGCGAAGACCTACCGTTATATCCTCGATAAAAAATTCGAGAACCTGGTCACCATACAGACGGAGCTGGATTTCCTGGAGTCCTATCTCTTCCTGATGCGTATCCGGCATCAGCAGAGCATACAGTTCCGGATAGATATTGATGAAAAAATACGCAGCAAAGGGATGATACCGCCGGTATCGCTGCAGCTGCTGATCGAAAACGCGATCAAACATAACCGCTTTTCTTCTGCCGATCCGCTGGTGATCACCGTCAACAGTGAAGACAGCTGCCTGGTGGTGTCCAATCATATCCGCCGGAAAGCCAGCACAGAGATATCGTCCGGCATAGGACTGGAAAATATACAGAAGCGCTATGCGCTGATCAGTGAGCAGGGAATCGAAGTATTACAGGCGGACGACATGTTTATTGTAAAAATTCCCATTATAACTGTCACATGA